The uncultured Sunxiuqinia sp. genomic sequence TATTTTATGATCCTTCGCGATTTTCTCGAAATTCGGATTTTCATAAAGATGAGTTTGCGCAAACACAGATAGACTAAACAGACTGGCGATCAGAGAAAACATTAATTTGTTCATAATAAAAAATGATAAGTGAATTTTGAATTAGCTAAAAAGTTCTTTTAAGAAAAAAACGAGTAAATATAAATCTATTTATCTAAAAATAAACAGATGGGTATTATTTAAATTCATTCCAGTCAAAGTGTATTTTATTCCTAACAAAAGTCCATCATAAAGAAGAAGAACACAACCTAAACCCTACAACGATTCACATAACAGTAGGCCCGCGAGGTATATCGGAATAGTGAGGAAGACGGGCCTGTTTCTCCTTCACCTTAATAAAAACAGGCGAAGCAATTGTTTTATCTAAAAAAATGGCACCCTCAAAACTGAGGATGCCATTTTAATTTCGTATTGACCTATAACCTTATGAACTTTTGATCATTTCTTGCTTTTTACAAATTAAGTAGCAATTCTTCCGGATTAGAGCCATCGTTTAATAAACGCTCCGGATTTTCAATCAATTCTTTTAACTTAACTAAGAAACCAACGGAGTCTTTGCCGTCAATGATGCGATGATCGTACGATAGCGCAACGTACATCATTGGACGAATCTCCACTTTTCCGTTAATGGCCACCGGACGTTCCACAATGTTGTGCATACCAAGAATAGCCGACTGTGGCGGATTGATAATTGGCGTTGACAGCAACGAACCAAACGTTCCGCCATTGGTAATGGTAAATGTTCCGCCCGTTAACTCTTCAACCGAGATTTTCTTGTTACGGGCTTTTTCTGCCAAGTCTTTGAGGTCTTTTTCGATCTCCGGAACAGATTTACTTTCGGTATTACGAATAATGGGAACCATCAGCCCTTTTGGAGTTTGAACAGCAATACCTACATCAACAAACTGTGGACTTACAATTTCATTCCCATCAATCATTGAATTGATAGCCGGATGAAAATTCATAGCAGCAGCGGCTGCTTTGGTGAAAAATCCCATAAAGCCAAGCTTGAAACCATGCTTTTCAATAAAGCGATTCTGATATTTCTTGCGCAACTGCATAACACGGCTCATATCAACTTCGTTAAACGTTGTGAGCATGGCAGTGTCGTTTTTTACCGCCACCAGTCGTTCGCTCAGTTTCCGGCGTAAAGAGCTCATTTTACTTCGTTCCTCTTCACGCGAGAATCTCTTTTTGGGTGAAGCATCGTCTCCTCCGGCAGGAAGCTCCATTACTGCTTCAATCTCTTTTTTAGAAATACGCTTTAAGCCATTTAGCACATCGTCGAGTGAGAGGTTATTCTCTTCCATCATCTTTTTAGCGACAGAAGTTGTTTTTACATGCGATTGATCTTCGCTACTCTGCTTCGTTTCAGACTTCGACTCTTTTGACTTAGTCTCATCTTTTTTATCCTCTTGTTTCTCTTTTTTAGAGCTTTCGTCCTTTTCTGT encodes the following:
- the odhB gene encoding 2-oxoglutarate dehydrogenase complex dihydrolipoyllysine-residue succinyltransferase — translated: MIIEVKVPTPGESITEVELGKWLVEDGSVVDKDDEIAEIESDKATLTLVAEEAGKVSFKAEEGDTIEVGAVACTIDTSEKPEESSKEEPDLDKTEKDESSKKEKQEDKKDETKSKESKSETKQSSEDQSHVKTTSVAKKMMEENNLSLDDVLNGLKRISKKEIEAVMELPAGGDDASPKKRFSREEERSKMSSLRRKLSERLVAVKNDTAMLTTFNEVDMSRVMQLRKKYQNRFIEKHGFKLGFMGFFTKAAAAAMNFHPAINSMIDGNEIVSPQFVDVGIAVQTPKGLMVPIIRNTESKSVPEIEKDLKDLAEKARNKKISVEELTGGTFTITNGGTFGSLLSTPIINPPQSAILGMHNIVERPVAINGKVEIRPMMYVALSYDHRIIDGKDSVGFLVKLKELIENPERLLNDGSNPEELLLNL